One Candidatus Polarisedimenticolia bacterium genomic region harbors:
- a CDS encoding ATP-binding protein, producing MSLAAKSSPEPFSRFEPPGDQFYRHLFHSLRCGSVTIDLQGRITSINDLAGKILEMGDRRAVGLPCSEALRDYPILARILLESFGMKNQPSRAEMEIRLREERKRTIGFSISLIRDDRGEVCGAALLFRDLTQIEHHEEQEQLKDRLAVLGQMAAGMAHEIRNPLGGIEVNASLLRRRLTARPDDLALLDRILTEVKRLNQTVSESLEYVRPLHVEWKWASLEGVLQESIRRASAALDGKTIRVAVETDSRMPPLWMDPDQVRDALANLIRNAFEAIPLSGSVRVETCREALPTPLGFSWRREDGPSPAASFDAYAIVRISDTGKGIPEEMRDRLFYPFFTTKQSGSGVGLPLARKIIEGHQGIIDFESEVGRGTTFLVKLPLLTGCDAAEAAALKLENPSR from the coding sequence ATGTCACTCGCCGCTAAGTCATCCCCGGAGCCCTTTTCCCGGTTCGAGCCGCCGGGCGATCAGTTCTATCGGCATCTCTTCCATTCCTTGCGTTGCGGCAGCGTCACGATCGACCTGCAGGGAAGGATCACCAGCATCAACGACCTGGCGGGGAAGATCCTGGAGATGGGCGACCGGCGCGCCGTCGGTCTCCCCTGCTCCGAGGCGCTGCGGGATTACCCGATCCTGGCGCGGATTCTCCTCGAGTCGTTCGGCATGAAGAACCAGCCGAGCCGCGCCGAAATGGAGATCCGCCTGCGGGAGGAGCGCAAGAGGACGATCGGCTTCTCCATCTCGTTGATCCGGGACGATCGAGGCGAGGTCTGCGGCGCCGCGCTGCTCTTCCGGGATCTCACCCAGATCGAGCACCACGAGGAGCAGGAGCAGCTGAAGGATCGCCTGGCGGTCCTGGGGCAGATGGCCGCGGGGATGGCGCACGAGATCCGCAATCCGCTCGGCGGGATCGAGGTGAACGCCTCGCTTCTGCGCCGCCGCCTCACCGCCCGCCCCGACGATCTGGCGCTCCTGGACCGCATCCTCACGGAGGTGAAGCGGCTGAACCAGACGGTCAGCGAAAGCCTCGAGTACGTGCGCCCTCTGCACGTGGAGTGGAAGTGGGCCTCCCTCGAAGGGGTGCTCCAGGAGTCGATCCGCCGCGCCTCGGCGGCCCTGGACGGGAAGACCATCCGGGTGGCCGTGGAGACCGATTCGAGGATGCCTCCGTTGTGGATGGATCCGGATCAGGTGCGGGATGCCCTGGCGAACCTGATCCGCAACGCCTTCGAGGCGATTCCTCTGTCGGGAAGCGTTCGGGTGGAAACCTGCCGGGAAGCGCTCCCGACGCCGCTCGGCTTCTCGTGGCGCCGCGAGGACGGCCCCTCGCCGGCGGCCTCGTTCGACGCCTACGCCATCGTCCGCATCTCCGACACCGGGAAGGGAATCCCGGAGGAGATGCGCGATCGCCTCTTTTATCCCTTCTTCACCACGAAGCAGAGCGGCTCGGGAGTGGGACTTCCCCTGGCGCGGAAAATCATCGAGGGGCACCAGGGGATCATCGACTTCGAGAGTGAGGTGGGGCGCGGGACCACGTTCCTGGTCAAGCTCCCCCTATTGACCGGATGCGACGCGGCCGAGGCGGCCGCCCTGAAACTGGAGAATCCATCGCGATGA
- the gpmI gene encoding 2,3-bisphosphoglycerate-independent phosphoglycerate mutase: MTRIANRSVLPLALIILDGWGYSERREYNAVANADAPHLRDLLASYPHTLLKASGESVGLPSGVIGNSEVGHICMGAGRIVYQDLSRINRAIELGELGRNEVLAKLFASIRESQGRLHLMGLLSDGGVHSHLDHLKALVRLAHRQDLEILIHAFTDGRDTPPRSGIGLLRDLESALAREEAGAVATIAGRYYAMDRDNRWDRTEKAYRAIVRRQGEEYDSAEAAIETQYGRGVTDEFLLPSVIRIRGDASLGAVRDGDGVLFFNFRADRARQLTRAFIEDGFDRFDRDPRPRLSAFAGMTRYDRTFAIPAVFPPQNVEGSFGQALSAAAMPQLRLAETEKYAHVTFFFNGGEERAYAGEERILVPSQKVATYDLKPEMSAAEIARELIRKVGEKKDLVVILNFANCDMVGHTGVYPATVAAVETVDRCVGQVVGAIQEKGGTAIITADHGNAEQMVDEATGEPHTAHTTNPVRLLAVSERLKGKKLREEGLLADVAPTLLEILELEAPTQMEGRSLFEG; encoded by the coding sequence ATGACGCGCATCGCCAACCGAAGCGTCCTGCCGCTGGCGCTCATCATCCTGGACGGGTGGGGGTACAGCGAGCGCCGCGAATACAACGCCGTCGCCAACGCCGACGCCCCGCACCTTCGCGACCTCCTGGCGTCCTACCCTCACACCCTCCTGAAAGCGTCGGGGGAATCGGTGGGACTCCCCAGCGGAGTCATCGGGAATTCCGAAGTGGGGCACATCTGCATGGGCGCCGGCCGGATCGTCTACCAGGACCTGAGCCGCATCAACCGGGCGATCGAGCTGGGCGAGCTCGGCCGGAACGAGGTGCTCGCGAAGCTGTTCGCGTCGATCCGCGAAAGCCAGGGACGCCTTCACCTGATGGGCCTGCTTTCCGACGGCGGCGTGCACAGCCATCTCGACCACCTCAAGGCGCTCGTGCGTCTGGCGCACCGTCAGGATTTGGAGATTCTCATCCACGCCTTCACCGACGGGCGGGACACGCCGCCCCGCTCCGGGATCGGCCTCCTGCGCGATCTCGAATCGGCGCTCGCGCGGGAGGAAGCCGGCGCCGTGGCGACGATCGCAGGGCGCTACTACGCCATGGACCGGGACAATCGATGGGACCGGACGGAGAAGGCCTATCGGGCGATCGTCCGCCGGCAGGGAGAGGAGTACGACTCCGCCGAGGCGGCCATCGAGACCCAGTACGGCCGCGGCGTCACCGACGAGTTCCTCCTTCCGTCGGTAATCCGGATCCGGGGAGATGCGAGCCTGGGAGCCGTCCGGGACGGCGATGGCGTCCTTTTCTTCAACTTCCGCGCCGACCGGGCGCGGCAGCTGACCCGGGCGTTCATCGAGGACGGTTTCGATCGGTTCGATCGGGACCCGCGCCCGCGGCTCTCCGCCTTCGCGGGAATGACGCGCTACGATCGCACCTTCGCGATTCCCGCCGTCTTCCCGCCCCAGAACGTGGAGGGGAGCTTCGGCCAGGCCCTCTCCGCGGCCGCCATGCCGCAGCTTCGCCTGGCGGAAACGGAGAAGTACGCGCACGTCACCTTCTTCTTCAACGGCGGCGAAGAGCGAGCCTACGCGGGCGAGGAGAGGATCCTGGTCCCCTCCCAGAAAGTGGCCACCTACGACCTCAAGCCCGAGATGAGCGCCGCGGAAATCGCCCGCGAGCTGATCCGCAAGGTGGGAGAGAAGAAGGACCTGGTGGTGATCTTGAATTTCGCGAATTGCGACATGGTCGGCCACACCGGAGTCTATCCCGCCACGGTCGCCGCCGTCGAGACGGTCGACCGGTGCGTGGGCCAGGTGGTTGGCGCCATCCAGGAGAAAGGCGGCACGGCCATCATCACGGCCGACCACGGCAACGCCGAGCAGATGGTGGATGAGGCAACCGGCGAGCCGCATACGGCCCATACCACCAACCCCGTTCGCCTGCTCGCCGTGAGCGAGCGGCTGAAAGGCAAGAAGCTCCGGGAGGAGGGATTGCTCGCGGACGTCGCGCCCACCCTTCTCGAGATCCTGGAGCTTGAAGCTCCGACGCAGATGGAGGGCCGATCCCTGTTCGAGGGGTGA
- a CDS encoding RNA methyltransferase, producing MDLSVIRIVLVDPRIPENIGMAARAMKNCGLSRLVLVRGADPGQPAACRVAMDALSILEAAETFADLDAAVARSRMVVGTTRRAGQDRRPLLSPAEWIRDVLPRAAGGEISILFGTEKDGLTRDAVDRCDVLLTLGGHPEFPSFNVAQAVLLVAYELFRTAPEPAEERRLDLASAADREALFRHLETVMLRVGFLRANHGRILSTFRRLLGRTGLEEREIRILRGFLSQIEWALGAGNRAGSEGAGAGSPGGRPDEP from the coding sequence ATGGACCTCTCCGTGATCCGGATCGTCCTGGTGGATCCCCGGATCCCCGAAAACATCGGGATGGCGGCGCGGGCGATGAAGAACTGCGGCCTGTCGCGCCTCGTCCTGGTGCGGGGGGCGGATCCCGGCCAGCCGGCCGCGTGCCGGGTAGCCATGGACGCTCTGTCGATCCTCGAGGCGGCGGAAACGTTTGCCGACCTCGACGCCGCCGTGGCGCGCTCGCGGATGGTCGTGGGAACAACCCGGCGCGCGGGCCAGGATCGCCGGCCGCTTCTGTCTCCCGCGGAATGGATCCGGGACGTCCTGCCGCGCGCCGCCGGCGGGGAGATCTCCATCCTGTTCGGCACGGAAAAGGACGGGCTGACGCGGGACGCGGTCGACCGCTGCGACGTGCTGCTCACGCTCGGGGGCCATCCCGAGTTCCCCTCCTTCAACGTGGCTCAGGCGGTCTTGTTGGTGGCCTACGAGCTGTTCAGGACCGCCCCCGAGCCGGCGGAGGAGCGCCGGCTCGATCTCGCGAGCGCGGCGGATCGCGAGGCCCTCTTCCGGCATCTCGAGACCGTGATGCTCCGGGTCGGCTTCCTCCGCGCGAACCACGGCCGTATTCTCTCCACGTTCCGGAGGCTTCTCGGACGGACCGGCCTGGAGGAGCGGGAGATCAGGATTCTTCGGGGGTTCCTCAGCCAGATCGAATGGGCCCTCGGGGCGGGGAACCGGGCAGGGAGTGAAGGGGCAGGCGCCGGATCGCCCGGCGGCCGCCCTGACGAGCCGTAA
- a CDS encoding sigma-54 dependent transcriptional regulator, with product MKNILVAEDERTLREGLCQAFAEGGFKVVEAATGREALEKLDRQVFDLVVTDLKMPGCDGLEVLKRAKTHNEQTMVIIMTAFGTIDGAVEAIKEGAYDYIQKPFSIDEMDFKIQRAFEHTRLVRKVTYLGSSPGSEGIVGESASMKQIFTTIEKVAGSSATVLITGETGTGKELIAEAIHRNSQRRDNNFVKMNCASITDTLLESELFGHEKGAFTGAERQRIGRFELANEGTLFLDEVGNMSASTQAKVLRAIQEQEFERVGGNRTLKVDVRLIAATNIDLGAAIQEGRFREDLYYRLNVVSLHVPALRERREDIPPLARHFVLMLGRELKRSAKGFSEAALEMLMRHDWPGNVRELENTIERAVLMAEGDLITESDLSILRRGANGNGDGGTVVDRQLLNLEALEKEAVMEALRRCNWVQKEAAKLLGVSSRVMNYKVHKYGITNDRWTKNRQN from the coding sequence ATGAAGAACATCCTGGTCGCCGAGGACGAGAGGACCCTGCGCGAGGGGCTTTGCCAGGCCTTCGCGGAGGGAGGATTCAAGGTGGTCGAGGCCGCGACGGGACGCGAGGCGTTGGAGAAGCTGGATCGCCAGGTCTTCGATCTCGTGGTGACCGATCTCAAGATGCCGGGGTGCGACGGCCTCGAGGTCCTGAAGCGGGCCAAGACGCACAACGAGCAGACCATGGTGATCATCATGACGGCGTTCGGAACGATCGACGGGGCGGTCGAGGCGATCAAGGAGGGGGCGTACGATTACATCCAGAAGCCCTTCTCCATCGACGAGATGGACTTCAAGATCCAGCGGGCCTTCGAGCACACCCGCCTGGTCCGCAAAGTGACCTATCTCGGCAGCAGCCCCGGCTCCGAGGGAATCGTCGGCGAGTCGGCGTCGATGAAGCAGATTTTCACGACGATCGAGAAGGTCGCCGGAAGCTCCGCCACGGTGCTGATCACGGGCGAGACCGGCACGGGCAAGGAGCTCATCGCCGAGGCCATCCACCGCAACAGCCAGAGGCGCGACAACAATTTCGTCAAGATGAATTGCGCCTCGATCACCGACACGCTCCTGGAAAGCGAGCTGTTCGGCCACGAGAAAGGGGCGTTCACGGGCGCCGAGCGGCAGCGCATCGGCCGGTTCGAGCTCGCCAACGAAGGGACGCTGTTCCTGGATGAAGTCGGGAACATGAGCGCCTCCACCCAGGCGAAGGTGCTGCGCGCCATTCAGGAGCAGGAATTCGAGCGCGTCGGCGGGAACCGGACCTTGAAGGTCGACGTCCGGCTGATCGCCGCCACCAACATCGACCTCGGCGCCGCCATCCAGGAAGGGCGGTTCCGGGAGGATCTCTATTACCGCCTCAACGTGGTGAGCCTGCACGTCCCGGCCCTGCGGGAGCGGCGTGAGGACATCCCGCCGCTGGCGCGGCACTTCGTCCTGATGCTCGGAAGGGAGCTGAAGCGCTCCGCCAAGGGGTTCAGCGAGGCGGCGCTGGAGATGCTCATGCGGCACGATTGGCCGGGCAACGTCCGCGAGCTGGAGAACACCATCGAGCGGGCGGTGCTCATGGCCGAAGGGGACCTGATCACCGAAAGCGATCTGAGCATTCTGCGCCGCGGGGCGAACGGCAACGGCGACGGCGGCACGGTGGTGGATCGCCAGCTCCTGAACCTCGAGGCGCTCGAGAAGGAGGCGGTGATGGAGGCGCTGCGGCGCTGCAACTGGGTGCAGAAGGAGGCGGCGAAGCTCCTGGGCGTCTCCAGCCGCGTCATGAACTACAAGGTCCACAAGTACGGCATCACCAACGATCGCTGGACGAAGAACCGCCAGAACTAG
- a CDS encoding GWxTD domain-containing protein, with amino-acid sequence MSRRRLRLRLPPGPLCAAAIAGLAVWSSLAAPAPSTEEKYNRPKRDWYQGPVRYLLSRAEEKQYRGLPTDAERARFIDDFWARRDEDPVTPANEFEIRFWNRVAEADRSFHDAPFPGWKTDRGKILVLLGPADEVRQGMSTGPGPRGREIPYAVWIYHQPRFEGMDRETQIRFLRDNSGEMRMTDRLFASRLERLSGAARSLSFQAGLAQKVPEPKQLLDAIAASRPAMDAGRFRTHYDFFLAADGSTSVLLTLGIRPASPGGADGADPQAPAGAWKVYARLASESASYDLGDPASFRTSELGKDVDGFELFQARISVPPGLYAVFFGIHDPATGSLFSLGDRVRVPDFAADEFSLSSVTLAARLEPAAHPGADEPFVVGRMILVPKMDLVFKNGGVLAYYFQVYHPGSDPASGQARLDLAYQFFRAAALRKTGDPEFSPLGQPVLFENQSGQVHGYSFPLSGWPAGDFKVRVRARDRIAGKTAEAETLFSVR; translated from the coding sequence GTGTCAAGACGCCGCCTTAGGCTCCGGCTCCCGCCGGGGCCGCTGTGCGCCGCAGCGATCGCCGGGCTCGCCGTCTGGTCCTCCCTGGCCGCACCGGCCCCCTCCACGGAAGAAAAATACAACCGGCCGAAGCGGGATTGGTACCAGGGGCCGGTGCGCTACCTGCTCTCGAGGGCTGAAGAGAAGCAGTACCGCGGCCTGCCGACCGACGCGGAGCGGGCGCGCTTCATCGACGATTTCTGGGCGCGGCGTGACGAGGATCCCGTCACGCCGGCGAACGAATTCGAGATACGGTTCTGGAACCGCGTGGCGGAGGCCGATCGGAGTTTCCACGACGCTCCCTTCCCCGGCTGGAAGACCGATCGGGGGAAGATCCTCGTTCTTCTCGGCCCGGCCGATGAGGTCCGTCAAGGGATGTCCACGGGACCGGGACCGCGCGGGCGGGAGATTCCCTACGCGGTCTGGATTTACCACCAGCCCCGGTTCGAAGGAATGGACCGGGAGACCCAAATCCGCTTTCTCCGCGACAACTCCGGAGAGATGCGGATGACCGATCGCCTTTTCGCGAGCCGGCTCGAGAGGCTCTCGGGGGCGGCGCGCAGCCTCTCCTTCCAAGCGGGGCTGGCCCAGAAGGTCCCCGAGCCGAAGCAGCTCCTGGACGCCATCGCCGCGTCCCGGCCGGCCATGGACGCGGGGCGGTTTCGCACCCACTACGACTTCTTCCTCGCGGCGGATGGCAGCACGTCGGTCCTCCTGACGCTCGGAATCCGTCCCGCCTCCCCGGGCGGCGCGGACGGAGCCGACCCCCAGGCCCCGGCCGGAGCCTGGAAGGTCTACGCGCGCCTGGCGAGCGAGAGCGCCAGCTACGACCTGGGGGATCCCGCTTCCTTCCGGACCTCGGAGCTCGGGAAGGACGTCGACGGGTTCGAGTTGTTCCAGGCGCGGATTTCGGTGCCGCCGGGGCTCTATGCGGTCTTCTTCGGGATTCACGACCCGGCGACGGGATCGCTGTTCTCCCTGGGCGATCGGGTCCGAGTGCCCGACTTCGCCGCCGACGAATTCTCGCTGTCGAGCGTCACGCTCGCCGCGCGGCTCGAGCCGGCGGCCCATCCTGGGGCCGACGAACCCTTCGTCGTGGGCCGGATGATCCTCGTCCCCAAGATGGATCTGGTGTTCAAGAACGGCGGAGTGCTCGCGTATTATTTCCAGGTGTACCATCCCGGGTCCGACCCGGCCTCCGGGCAGGCTCGCCTCGATCTCGCCTACCAGTTCTTCCGGGCGGCGGCGCTGCGCAAGACCGGAGATCCGGAATTCAGCCCCTTGGGCCAGCCGGTGCTGTTCGAGAACCAGTCCGGTCAGGTCCACGGCTACTCTTTTCCTCTTTCGGGATGGCCCGCCGGAGATTTCAAGGTCCGGGTCCGAGCCCGGGATCGGATCGCGGGCAAGACGGCGGAAGCCGAGACCCTCTTCTCGGTGAGGTGA
- a CDS encoding ComF family protein, producing the protein MALESFRRLLLPLAAILLPADCLVCGNHLPAEHDGGVCLACWKSFGRLKGACCRRCGDPVFVFEDPVPAPAFLCGECRRRPRAFDRCRSAGIYDGALREAIHKVKFGGETALAKSLGRWLARSLPGEASEADLVAPVPLHPSKLRERGFNQSAFLSAAAAAAAALPHRPRLLTKTTPTRSQTGLGRKERRRNLRGTFSLGPGMAVAARDVLLVDDIYTTGCTVEECARVLKRAGARRVRVLTLARTVR; encoded by the coding sequence TTGGCTCTCGAGTCCTTCCGGCGGCTCCTGCTACCGCTCGCCGCCATTCTCCTGCCGGCCGATTGCCTGGTCTGCGGGAATCACCTCCCCGCCGAGCACGACGGGGGAGTCTGCCTGGCCTGCTGGAAGTCGTTCGGCAGGCTGAAAGGTGCATGCTGCCGGCGATGCGGCGATCCCGTCTTCGTCTTCGAAGACCCCGTTCCCGCCCCCGCGTTCCTGTGCGGCGAATGCCGGCGACGCCCGCGCGCCTTCGATCGCTGCCGCTCCGCGGGGATTTATGACGGGGCGCTGAGAGAGGCGATTCACAAGGTCAAGTTCGGCGGGGAGACGGCCCTGGCGAAGAGCCTCGGACGCTGGCTGGCGCGCTCGCTGCCGGGCGAGGCGTCCGAGGCCGACCTCGTGGCGCCGGTGCCCCTGCACCCGAGCAAGCTGCGGGAGAGGGGCTTCAACCAATCGGCGTTCCTGTCGGCCGCCGCCGCCGCGGCCGCGGCGCTGCCGCACCGGCCGAGGCTGCTCACCAAGACGACCCCGACGCGATCCCAGACGGGCCTCGGCCGGAAAGAGCGGCGGCGGAACCTTCGCGGGACTTTTTCGCTCGGGCCGGGCATGGCGGTGGCGGCGCGGGACGTCCTCCTGGTGGACGACATCTACACGACCGGGTGCACGGTGGAGGAATGCGCGCGAGTGCTCAAGCGCGCCGGGGCTCGCCGGGTGCGGGTGCTCACTCTCGCTCGGACGGTCCGCTGA
- a CDS encoding DUF1848 domain-containing protein, with the protein MHLISASRRTDIPAFYSDWFMERIRAETVSWVQPFNGRIVTVSLAPADVAAIVFWTRNFSPMARHLQELAERGHRSLVHYTITRLPRTFETHVPAASTAVARFRELAGRIGAERVLWRYDPILISAETGVDFHRRAFESLAASLEGATRQCTLSFAQVYGKVRRNFTQRALPLPDPDLELRRRLAARLGEIGAARGIEVKSCCGDDLLGGSVGKARCVDREQILRLWPELEVGARPSPTREECGCFHSWDVGAYDTCLHGCIYCYATRNRAAAQERHAKHDPACETLIPVAPPGR; encoded by the coding sequence GTGCATCTCATCTCGGCCAGCCGCCGCACCGACATTCCCGCCTTCTATTCCGACTGGTTCATGGAAAGGATACGGGCGGAGACGGTCTCCTGGGTCCAGCCCTTCAACGGCCGCATCGTGACGGTGTCCCTGGCTCCCGCGGACGTGGCGGCGATCGTCTTCTGGACGCGGAATTTCAGCCCCATGGCCCGCCACCTGCAGGAGCTTGCGGAGCGGGGCCATCGCAGCCTGGTTCATTACACCATCACCCGGCTGCCGAGGACCTTCGAAACCCACGTTCCCGCAGCCTCGACGGCGGTCGCCCGTTTCCGGGAGCTGGCCGGCCGGATTGGAGCGGAGCGCGTCCTCTGGCGTTACGACCCCATCCTGATTTCCGCGGAGACGGGCGTCGACTTCCATCGGCGCGCGTTCGAGTCGCTCGCGGCCTCGCTGGAAGGGGCGACCCGCCAGTGCACCCTGAGCTTCGCGCAGGTCTACGGAAAGGTGCGCAGGAATTTCACCCAGCGGGCGCTGCCGCTGCCCGACCCGGACCTGGAGCTGCGGCGCCGCCTCGCGGCCCGGCTCGGGGAGATCGGAGCGGCGCGGGGCATCGAGGTGAAATCCTGTTGCGGCGACGATCTGCTGGGCGGCTCGGTGGGGAAGGCGCGCTGCGTCGATCGGGAACAGATCCTCCGGCTCTGGCCCGAGCTGGAGGTCGGCGCCCGCCCCTCTCCGACCCGCGAGGAATGCGGCTGCTTCCATTCGTGGGACGTGGGAGCCTACGACACCTGCCTGCACGGCTGCATCTATTGCTATGCGACCCGCAACCGGGCGGCGGCGCAGGAGCGGCATGCGAAGCATGATCCCGCCTGCGAGACCCTGATTCCGGTCGCACCTCCCGGACGCTGA
- a CDS encoding SWIB/MDM2 domain-containing protein, with amino-acid sequence MATAKKKARKPSAAFMKPMTPSDALGEVIGSKAVPRTEVTKKLWAYIKKNKLQDAKNKRMINADDKLKPIFGGKKSVSMFEMTKLVSKHLK; translated from the coding sequence ATGGCGACAGCGAAGAAGAAGGCCCGCAAACCCAGCGCCGCGTTCATGAAGCCCATGACCCCCAGCGACGCCCTTGGAGAGGTCATCGGCTCGAAAGCGGTGCCGCGCACCGAGGTGACGAAGAAGCTGTGGGCCTACATCAAGAAGAACAAGCTCCAGGACGCCAAGAACAAGCGGATGATTAATGCCGACGACAAGCTCAAGCCGATCTTCGGCGGCAAGAAATCGGTCTCGATGTTCGAGATGACCAAGCTCGTGTCGAAGCACCTCAAGTAA
- a CDS encoding zf-TFIIB domain-containing protein, with the protein MYCSGCGGGLRETQYLGVDIEMCLNCGGIWLEDGRLKQLIDSARRGLPVKSVENATRFKPSYRLEPAEQERIVKCPWCIGILKPVNYTSSSGVAIYSCINNHGVWVPKDNLERLLLFLNVWESYFRRGGAYSPIAQFEKRRFLRRYSAS; encoded by the coding sequence TTGTATTGTTCGGGGTGCGGGGGTGGGCTTCGGGAGACGCAGTACCTGGGCGTCGATATCGAGATGTGCCTGAACTGCGGGGGCATCTGGCTGGAGGACGGACGCCTCAAGCAGCTGATCGACAGCGCCCGGCGCGGACTGCCGGTCAAGTCGGTGGAGAACGCCACCCGCTTCAAGCCGAGCTACCGGCTCGAGCCGGCCGAGCAGGAGAGAATCGTGAAGTGCCCCTGGTGCATCGGCATTCTCAAGCCGGTGAACTACACCTCGTCTTCAGGCGTCGCGATCTACTCCTGCATCAACAATCACGGAGTCTGGGTCCCGAAGGACAACCTTGAGCGGCTGCTTCTCTTCCTGAACGTCTGGGAGAGCTATTTCAGGCGGGGAGGCGCGTACTCGCCGATCGCCCAATTCGAGAAGCGGCGTTTTCTCCGGCGGTATTCCGCTTCCTGA
- a CDS encoding peptidylprolyl isomerase: MTKSSPCSLLRRPAVLGVMALAVPAALWAAAESNPPISVFFETQLPYYYQGDPLPVAVTVKNVSERTVDNSKGLDLLGGTQLEDARGVRLKPAEGISSLITQPKSLEKSAFFGRVLTVNEIFPALQKPGNYKLSWKGEGASGNELILHVVERYDPKKDYRAKIDTDFGPIVIEFEKEASPRHVRNFIDLTRQGFYNGNQFHRILPGVAIIGGSPTGDPAGGAGYNLDPELSEQPLTAGTVVQVRNRQTGSMDSGSNFMVLAISKADLRGRVTVLGHVVEGLDTVKTICQVPTLRESTEPAGSPARPAKPVLIRRISLSDVTGQSAEKAAARKPAKPGADKKKN; encoded by the coding sequence GTGACCAAGAGTTCCCCTTGCTCCCTCCTCAGGAGGCCGGCCGTCCTCGGCGTGATGGCCCTGGCCGTCCCGGCGGCTCTTTGGGCCGCCGCGGAGTCCAATCCGCCCATCAGCGTCTTCTTCGAGACCCAGCTCCCCTATTACTACCAGGGGGATCCCCTGCCGGTGGCCGTGACGGTGAAGAACGTCTCCGAGCGCACCGTGGACAACAGCAAGGGGCTGGACCTCCTGGGCGGGACGCAGTTGGAGGACGCGCGCGGCGTGCGGTTAAAACCGGCGGAGGGGATTTCCTCCCTCATCACGCAACCGAAGAGCCTCGAGAAGAGCGCCTTCTTCGGACGCGTCCTGACGGTCAACGAAATCTTCCCGGCGCTGCAGAAGCCGGGGAACTACAAGCTGTCGTGGAAGGGCGAAGGGGCGAGCGGCAACGAGCTGATCCTCCACGTGGTGGAGCGCTACGATCCGAAGAAGGATTATCGCGCCAAGATCGACACCGACTTCGGACCGATCGTCATCGAGTTCGAGAAGGAGGCCTCGCCCCGCCACGTCCGGAATTTCATCGACCTGACGAGGCAGGGCTTCTACAACGGCAACCAGTTCCACCGCATCCTGCCGGGAGTCGCCATCATCGGCGGATCGCCGACCGGAGATCCGGCCGGAGGCGCGGGGTACAACCTCGACCCGGAGCTCTCCGAGCAGCCTCTGACGGCGGGGACAGTCGTCCAGGTCCGCAACCGGCAGACCGGGTCGATGGATTCCGGCTCGAACTTCATGGTCCTGGCGATCTCGAAAGCGGATCTCCGCGGGCGGGTCACGGTCCTGGGTCACGTGGTGGAAGGGCTCGATACGGTGAAGACGATCTGCCAGGTCCCCACCCTGCGCGAGTCGACCGAGCCGGCCGGCAGCCCGGCCCGGCCGGCGAAGCCCGTTCTGATTCGCCGGATCAGCCTTTCGGACGTGACGGGCCAGTCGGCCGAAAAGGCGGCGGCGCGCAAGCCCGCGAAACCGGGAGCGGACAAAAAGAAGAACTAG